One window from the genome of Erwinia sorbitola encodes:
- the dagF gene encoding 2-dehydro-3-deoxy-phosphogluconate aldolase: MTLTPKFYRDRVCLNVLAGSKQNARDIWLAAEGHVLVGVLSKNYPDVASAVTDMREYATLIDNALSVGLGAGDPNQSLMVSEISAQIQPQHVNQVFTGVGTSRALLRQSQTVVNGLISPTGQPGLVKISTGPLSSQAADGVIPVTTAIAMLKDMGGSSVKYFPMGGLKSIDEFTAVAEACAAQDFWLEPTGGIDLENFEAILRIALDAGVSKIIPHIYSSIIDSEGQTRPEDVATLLTITKKLVG; encoded by the coding sequence ATGACGCTGACACCAAAATTTTACCGTGACCGGGTGTGCCTTAATGTACTGGCCGGATCTAAACAGAACGCCCGCGATATCTGGCTGGCGGCTGAAGGCCACGTGCTGGTCGGCGTCCTCTCCAAAAATTATCCCGATGTGGCAAGCGCCGTAACGGATATGCGTGAGTATGCCACGCTAATCGACAATGCGCTCTCCGTCGGGCTGGGAGCGGGTGACCCGAACCAGTCACTGATGGTCAGTGAGATCTCCGCACAGATTCAACCACAGCACGTTAATCAGGTGTTTACCGGCGTCGGCACCAGCCGTGCGCTGCTGCGTCAGTCGCAGACCGTGGTTAACGGGCTGATTTCGCCAACCGGCCAGCCTGGTCTGGTGAAAATTTCTACCGGGCCGCTCAGTTCACAGGCCGCAGATGGCGTTATTCCGGTGACAACGGCGATTGCCATGCTGAAAGATATGGGCGGCAGCTCAGTGAAGTACTTCCCGATGGGGGGACTGAAATCCATTGATGAATTCACAGCGGTAGCGGAAGCCTGCGCCGCGCAGGACTTCTGGCTGGAGCCGACCGGCGGGATCGATCTGGAAAACTTTGAGGCGATCCTGCGGATCGCACTGGACGCGGGCGTCAGCAAAATTATCCCGCATATCTACAGCTCCATTATTGATAGCGAAGGGCAGACCCGCCCGGAAGATGTGGCTAC
- a CDS encoding DgaE family pyridoxal phosphate-dependent ammonia lyase, whose amino-acid sequence MTSVYEKYGLKQVINASGRMTILGVSTPSADVVETVNYGLNHYFEMKDLVNKTGAYIAGLLGCEAAVVVSCASAGIAQSVAAVIVKDNHWLLENLHAAPLTVPHEIVLPKGHNVNFGAPVGTMVALGGGRLIEAGYANECSPEQLSAAITPQTAAILYIKSHHSVQKSHLSVEQAAVVARKHGVPLIVDAAAEEDLQIYYALGADLVIYSGAKAIEGPTSGLVTGKAQYVEWVKRQSQGIGRAMKVGKEGILGLTQAIENFQRLEKITGAQMVEKMTPFINNLNQLCGIQARVVWDAAGRDIARAEIHFDEAAIGRTTGEVVHALKTGDIAIYFRGYKANEGIVEVDVRSVSVDQLHTIFVSIQTLLNRENRA is encoded by the coding sequence ATGACTTCAGTGTATGAAAAATATGGCTTAAAGCAGGTGATTAATGCCTCCGGCCGCATGACCATTCTCGGTGTGTCGACCCCGAGTGCGGATGTGGTGGAGACGGTGAATTATGGGCTGAATCACTACTTTGAAATGAAAGATCTGGTGAATAAAACCGGTGCCTATATTGCAGGGCTGCTGGGATGCGAAGCGGCGGTCGTGGTTTCCTGTGCTTCGGCGGGTATCGCCCAGTCGGTGGCCGCGGTAATTGTGAAAGATAATCACTGGCTACTGGAAAATCTCCATGCGGCCCCTCTGACGGTACCGCACGAGATCGTGCTGCCGAAAGGCCACAACGTCAACTTTGGCGCGCCGGTGGGCACCATGGTGGCGCTGGGCGGCGGCCGTCTGATAGAGGCAGGCTACGCCAACGAATGTTCACCTGAACAGCTCTCAGCGGCCATCACGCCGCAAACGGCAGCCATTCTCTATATCAAATCCCATCACAGCGTGCAGAAAAGCCATCTCAGCGTTGAGCAGGCGGCGGTGGTTGCGCGTAAACACGGTGTGCCGCTGATCGTCGATGCTGCCGCCGAAGAGGATTTACAGATCTATTATGCCCTGGGGGCTGACCTGGTGATCTACAGCGGGGCCAAAGCCATTGAAGGGCCAACCAGCGGATTGGTGACCGGTAAAGCGCAGTACGTTGAGTGGGTGAAACGCCAATCGCAGGGGATTGGCCGGGCCATGAAAGTAGGCAAAGAGGGCATCCTCGGCCTGACGCAGGCGATTGAAAACTTCCAGCGTCTGGAGAAGATTACCGGGGCGCAGATGGTGGAGAAAATGACGCCATTTATCAACAACCTCAACCAGCTTTGCGGGATTCAGGCGCGCGTGGTGTGGGATGCCGCCGGGCGTGATATTGCCCGGGCAGAAATTCACTTTGATGAGGCGGCCATTGGCCGTACCACCGGTGAGGTGGTTCATGCGCTGAAAACCGGCGATATCGCCATCTATTTCCGTGGCTATAAAGCCAATGAAGGCATTGTTGAAGTCGACGTGCGCAGCGTGTCGGTGGATCAGCTGCACACTATTTTTGTCTCTATTCAGACGCTGTTAAACAGGGAGAATCGCGCATGA
- a CDS encoding amidohydrolase/deacetylase family metallohydrolase — protein sequence MFDLIIRRGRLSDGTLSDIAIHDGKIAALGQVAGAAKREWDLAGRYWLSAGWIDSHVHCYPKSPIYHDEADRIGVDTGVTTVVDAGSTGADDIDDFYQLTRSADTRVYALLNIARSGILTQNELADMARIDGPAVRAAVQRLPGFILGLKARISSSVVEKNGIQPLERAKTMQQENGLLPLMVHIGNNPPNLDDIADLLTSGDIITHCFNGKPNRILTPEGELRASITRALQRGVRLDVGHGSASFSFAVAQAAIAQGILPHTISSDIYCRNRLHGPVYTLAHVMSKFLNIGMTLPQVIDCVTCHAADGLRLKGKGRLLPGEDADLTLFAVQQGSCLFSDSDGQTLSGATQLVPVAAVVGGQVFVTNEGKKRNDFSV from the coding sequence ATGTTTGATCTGATTATCCGGCGGGGGCGTCTCAGCGACGGCACTTTGAGCGATATCGCCATCCACGACGGCAAAATTGCGGCGCTCGGGCAGGTGGCTGGCGCGGCGAAGCGTGAATGGGATCTGGCCGGGCGTTACTGGCTGAGTGCGGGCTGGATTGACTCACACGTTCACTGCTACCCGAAATCACCGATTTACCATGATGAAGCTGACCGGATTGGCGTCGACACCGGGGTAACCACGGTAGTGGATGCTGGCAGTACCGGAGCTGATGATATTGATGATTTCTATCAGCTCACCCGCAGCGCCGACACTCGCGTATACGCGCTGTTGAATATCGCCCGCAGCGGCATTCTGACTCAGAATGAGCTGGCGGATATGGCGCGGATTGACGGGCCTGCTGTCCGTGCTGCGGTGCAGCGTCTGCCGGGCTTTATCCTCGGTCTGAAGGCCCGTATCAGCAGCAGCGTGGTTGAGAAAAACGGTATTCAGCCGCTGGAGCGTGCCAAAACGATGCAGCAGGAGAACGGACTGCTGCCGCTGATGGTGCATATCGGTAACAACCCGCCGAACCTTGATGACATTGCCGATCTGCTGACCTCGGGCGACATCATTACCCACTGCTTTAACGGTAAACCAAACCGCATCCTGACGCCGGAAGGAGAGCTGCGTGCCTCGATTACCCGCGCGCTGCAGCGTGGCGTGCGGCTGGATGTCGGTCATGGCAGCGCCAGCTTTAGTTTTGCGGTGGCACAGGCAGCGATTGCTCAGGGCATTTTGCCTCATACCATCAGTTCGGATATCTACTGCCGCAACCGCCTCCACGGGCCGGTGTATACCCTGGCCCATGTGATGTCCAAATTTCTGAACATCGGCATGACGCTACCTCAGGTGATTGATTGCGTAACCTGCCATGCCGCCGACGGGCTGCGGCTGAAGGGCAAAGGACGGCTGCTGCCCGGAGAGGATGCCGATCTGACTCTCTTTGCTGTACAGCAGGGATCCTGCCTGTTCAGTGACTCTGACGGACAAACACTGTCTGGCGCAACACAGCTGGTGCCGGTGGCCGCTGTGGTTGGCGGGCAGGTATTCGTGACTAACGAAGGGAAAAAACGTAATGACTTCAGTGTATGA
- a CDS encoding DUF4310 family protein → MEMENTKSGFWYADWSFPIFVGLLSSGVFAGTHMYYVYGLGAFNEVAFVSMLRAGMETGVYGAVAAFGASFLFARIIEGSLVGILDIGGAIQTGIGLGVPALLLGAGFIFPVANFAASLVTGMALGLAVGYLIILARKFTISNSDSTYGADVMMGAGNTSGRFLGPLIILSAMAASIPIGLGSLAGSLLFYLWNKPITGGAILGAMALGAIFPVAL, encoded by the coding sequence ATGGAAATGGAAAATACAAAAAGTGGTTTCTGGTATGCCGACTGGTCGTTTCCGATCTTTGTGGGCCTGCTCTCCTCCGGCGTCTTCGCCGGGACGCATATGTATTACGTCTACGGGCTGGGCGCATTTAACGAAGTGGCCTTCGTCTCGATGCTGCGTGCAGGAATGGAAACCGGCGTCTATGGCGCGGTAGCGGCGTTCGGTGCCAGCTTCCTGTTTGCACGGATTATCGAAGGTTCGCTGGTAGGGATACTTGATATCGGCGGAGCCATTCAGACCGGGATTGGTCTTGGTGTGCCTGCCCTGCTGCTGGGGGCCGGGTTTATCTTTCCGGTCGCAAACTTTGCCGCCTCTTTGGTTACCGGCATGGCGCTTGGCCTGGCGGTGGGATACCTGATTATCCTCGCGCGTAAATTCACCATCAGCAACAGCGACTCCACCTACGGTGCAGATGTGATGATGGGCGCGGGCAACACTTCCGGTCGTTTCCTCGGGCCGTTGATTATTCTCTCAGCTATGGCCGCCTCGATTCCTATCGGGCTGGGTTCGCTGGCCGGTTCACTGCTGTTTTACCTGTGGAACAAGCCGATTACCGGTGGCGCTATCCTCGGTGCAATGGCGCTGGGTGCCATCTTCCCGGTAGCGCTGTAA
- a CDS encoding DUF4311 domain-containing protein: MFLIILFKSLIIGGLVGVGVGAGAARMFHAPTTQGMGAFRTLGELNSCEGDPASHFSFGLGFFFNAWASSVAAGSFTQDVDHRIIPNWGAAALMVKNRNVADTLHNPKKMAIACGIIGMIVVAFLNSTASAVPAALQVTAVKVLVPAANLLVNTVMPVIFWLAAIDAGKKSGFWATIFGGLAQLIMGNAVPGLVLGILIGKGVEEAGWNRVTKVMMTAIVLLFVLSGFFRGFDMKLLESFQLGVPGWLDMIHNSMSGK; encoded by the coding sequence ATGTTCCTGATTATCTTATTTAAGTCATTGATTATTGGCGGCCTTGTTGGTGTCGGTGTGGGCGCAGGAGCAGCACGAATGTTCCATGCGCCGACCACCCAGGGCATGGGCGCCTTTCGTACATTAGGTGAACTGAACTCATGTGAAGGCGATCCGGCCTCTCACTTCTCCTTTGGCCTTGGCTTCTTCTTTAACGCCTGGGCTTCCTCTGTGGCGGCGGGTTCTTTTACCCAGGACGTTGACCACCGCATTATCCCCAACTGGGGCGCGGCGGCTCTGATGGTAAAAAACCGCAACGTGGCAGATACCCTGCACAACCCGAAGAAGATGGCGATTGCCTGCGGCATCATCGGCATGATCGTAGTGGCGTTCCTCAACTCCACGGCGTCAGCGGTTCCAGCGGCGTTGCAGGTGACCGCAGTGAAAGTGCTGGTTCCGGCGGCAAACCTGCTGGTCAACACCGTGATGCCGGTTATCTTCTGGCTGGCAGCAATTGATGCCGGTAAAAAATCGGGCTTCTGGGCCACTATTTTTGGCGGACTGGCGCAGCTGATTATGGGGAACGCAGTACCGGGTCTGGTGCTCGGGATCCTGATCGGTAAAGGGGTAGAAGAGGCGGGCTGGAACCGTGTCACCAAAGTGATGATGACCGCCATCGTCCTGCTGTTCGTCCTCAGCGGCTTCTTCCGTGGCTTTGATATGAAGCTGCTGGAGTCCTTCCAGCTGGGCGTACCCGGCTGGCTGGATATGATCCACAACTCCATGAGCGGCAAATAA
- a CDS encoding DUF4312 family protein, with product MKEQFTTTVSVSGKGDSKGKAFADALSRVQNTVLKSTSKILLRIEPVDVKVLRAGVRVKTEKFLFFFLARERRLYSVDLEITVNVTMVDTDQVDFTVSS from the coding sequence ATGAAAGAGCAATTCACCACCACGGTGAGCGTCAGCGGTAAGGGCGACAGCAAAGGTAAAGCCTTTGCCGATGCCCTGAGCCGGGTGCAAAACACGGTACTGAAATCTACCAGCAAAATTCTTCTGCGTATTGAACCCGTGGATGTGAAGGTGCTGAGGGCCGGAGTTCGCGTCAAAACGGAAAAGTTTCTCTTCTTCTTCCTGGCGCGCGAACGGCGGCTCTACAGCGTTGATCTGGAGATCACCGTTAACGTGACGATGGTGGATACCGACCAGGTAGATTTTACCGTTTCCTCATAA
- a CDS encoding SFCGS family glycine-rich protein, whose product MSQIIVVIGDRLGKGQKVAAGIEKAGGKAIVVPGVAADMKLGDVMKAENASFGISFCGSGGAGAITAQNKYGYKAKHGMRSIDEGVTAINEGATVLGFGFMDKEELGERLVQAWQKKHG is encoded by the coding sequence ATGTCTCAAATCATCGTAGTAATCGGCGACCGTTTAGGTAAAGGCCAGAAAGTGGCAGCAGGAATCGAAAAAGCAGGAGGCAAGGCCATCGTCGTGCCGGGCGTTGCGGCAGATATGAAACTGGGTGACGTGATGAAGGCGGAAAACGCCAGCTTCGGCATCTCCTTCTGCGGCAGCGGCGGTGCAGGTGCCATCACCGCACAGAACAAATATGGCTACAAAGCTAAACACGGAATGCGCTCCATTGATGAGGGCGTCACCGCCATTAATGAAGGTGCTACGGTGCTCGGTTTCGGCTTTATGGATAAAGAAGAGCTGGGTGAACGTCTGGTACAGGCGTGGCAGAAGAAGCACGGCTGA
- a CDS encoding glycine dehydrogenase produces the protein MSNGAAPASALTLQDNEIQALAVQVMAQITHLFAARNILPNPVQQQMLNSHVRAMALRSLTGEALPEVEADLFEDISAESMALAQQVVDLFGNLPKEEAWLLSVHFEVAKENE, from the coding sequence GTGAGCAACGGAGCCGCGCCAGCGAGCGCGTTAACACTACAGGATAATGAAATTCAGGCGCTGGCTGTGCAGGTTATGGCGCAAATTACTCATCTGTTTGCCGCCAGAAATATTCTGCCAAATCCTGTGCAACAGCAGATGCTTAATTCTCATGTGCGGGCCATGGCGCTGCGTTCCCTGACTGGTGAAGCATTACCCGAGGTTGAAGCTGACCTGTTTGAGGATATTTCCGCCGAGTCGATGGCGCTGGCGCAGCAGGTAGTGGATCTGTTCGGCAATCTGCCCAAAGAAGAGGCCTGGTTGCTCTCTGTGCATTTCGAAGTCGCCAAAGAGAATGAATAG
- the cybC gene encoding cytochrome b562 — protein sequence MRKLLIAMLSTTLLCSSFSLLAQDLEGNMDILKGAYRTVQKTDDKAEMVRALTDMRAAAESAKTQTPDKLKGQAEDSAQRKDYRAELDKLIGQIDTSLKLANSGDLPGAKEEAKKFADTRDAGHKKFR from the coding sequence ATGCGTAAATTATTGATTGCAATGTTGAGTACCACCTTGTTGTGCTCCAGTTTCTCGCTGCTGGCGCAGGATCTGGAAGGTAATATGGATATTCTCAAAGGTGCATATCGCACGGTACAGAAGACCGACGATAAAGCTGAAATGGTGAGAGCCTTAACCGATATGCGTGCAGCAGCGGAAAGTGCTAAAACTCAGACGCCAGATAAACTCAAAGGCCAGGCGGAGGACAGTGCGCAAAGAAAAGACTACCGCGCCGAGCTTGATAAGCTGATTGGCCAGATTGATACCAGCCTGAAGCTGGCAAACAGCGGTGACCTGCCTGGGGCAAAGGAAGAGGCGAAGAAATTTGCCGATACCCGCGATGCCGGACATAAAAAATTCCGCTAA
- the pmbA gene encoding metalloprotease PmbA, giving the protein MKLLSQVAEQRKTLEQAIATALELASASSDGAEVAVTKTTGISVSTRYGEVENVEFNSDGALGITVYHQNRKGSASSTDLSPDAIKRTVQAALDIARYTSPDPYAGVADRDLLAFDAPDLDLFHPAEIDADRAIELAARAEQAALKADKRITNTEGGSFNSHVGIKVFGNSHGMLQGYCSSRHSLSSCVIAEENGDMERDYAYTIGRAFADLKSPEAVGEECARRTLSRLSPRKLSTMKAPVMFAAEVATGLFGHLVGAISGGSVYRKSTFLLDSLGQQILPEWLTIEEHPHLLKGLASTPFDSEGVRTQRRDIIKDGVLQSWLMTSYSARKLGLQSTGHAGGIHNWRIAGQGHSFDAMLKQLGTGLLVTELMGQGVSGITGDYSRGASGFWVENGVIQYPVSEITIAGNLKDMWRNIVTVGSDIETRSNIQCGSVLLPEMKIAGQ; this is encoded by the coding sequence ATGAAATTACTCTCCCAAGTTGCAGAACAGCGTAAAACCCTGGAACAGGCGATAGCGACAGCACTCGAACTGGCAAGCGCCAGCAGCGACGGAGCGGAAGTCGCGGTAACCAAAACCACCGGCATCAGCGTAAGTACGCGCTATGGCGAAGTGGAAAATGTTGAATTTAACAGCGATGGTGCTCTGGGCATCACCGTTTATCATCAGAACCGCAAAGGCAGCGCCTCTTCCACCGACCTCAGCCCGGATGCGATTAAACGCACCGTGCAGGCTGCGCTGGATATCGCCCGTTACACCTCTCCCGATCCTTACGCGGGTGTAGCCGATCGCGATCTGCTGGCGTTTGATGCGCCGGATCTCGATCTGTTTCATCCGGCAGAGATCGACGCCGATCGCGCTATCGAACTGGCGGCGCGTGCCGAGCAGGCTGCACTGAAGGCTGATAAGCGTATCACCAACACCGAAGGCGGCAGTTTTAACAGCCACGTCGGGATTAAAGTGTTTGGTAACAGCCACGGCATGTTACAGGGCTACTGCTCCAGCCGTCACTCTCTATCCAGCTGTGTGATCGCGGAAGAGAACGGTGATATGGAGCGGGATTACGCTTACACTATTGGTCGTGCCTTTGCAGATCTGAAATCTCCGGAAGCGGTGGGTGAAGAGTGTGCCCGCCGCACCCTGTCGCGCCTTTCTCCGCGTAAACTCTCAACCATGAAAGCGCCGGTGATGTTTGCCGCTGAAGTGGCAACCGGCCTGTTCGGCCATTTAGTGGGGGCGATCAGCGGGGGCAGCGTTTACCGTAAATCGACCTTCCTGCTTGATTCACTCGGCCAGCAGATTCTGCCTGAGTGGCTGACCATTGAAGAGCACCCACATCTGTTGAAAGGGTTGGCGTCAACGCCGTTTGACAGCGAAGGGGTTCGTACTCAGCGCCGCGACATCATCAAAGATGGCGTGTTGCAGAGCTGGCTGATGACCAGCTACTCCGCACGCAAGCTGGGGCTGCAAAGCACCGGACATGCTGGCGGCATTCATAACTGGCGCATCGCCGGTCAGGGTCACAGCTTTGACGCTATGCTGAAACAGCTGGGCACCGGGCTGCTGGTGACGGAGTTGATGGGGCAGGGTGTCAGCGGAATTACCGGAGACTACTCCCGTGGCGCGTCCGGCTTCTGGGTTGAAAACGGCGTGATTCAGTATCCGGTCAGTGAGATCACCATTGCCGGTAACCTGAAAGATATGTGGCGCAACATTGTCACCGTGGGCAGCGACATTGAAACGCGCAGTAATATCCAGTGCGGTTCAGTTTTGTTACCAGAAATGAAGATCGCCGGGCAGTAA
- the yjgA gene encoding ribosome biogenesis factor YjgA produces the protein MTKQPDDWLDDVPDNEEEEDDEIIWVSKSEIKRDAEELKRLGGELVELGKNSLDKIPLDEDLRAAIELAQKIKKEGRRRQMQLIGKMLRSRDEEPIRTALDKLKNRHNQQVALFHKLEVLRDRLVESGDEAVPEVLNLYPNADRQQLRAMIRNAQKEKATNKPPKAYRQIFQYLRELAQAS, from the coding sequence ATGACCAAGCAGCCCGACGACTGGCTCGATGATGTACCAGATAACGAAGAAGAAGAAGACGATGAGATTATCTGGGTCAGTAAAAGTGAGATAAAACGTGACGCCGAGGAGCTGAAGCGCCTGGGTGGTGAGCTGGTGGAGCTGGGGAAAAATTCCCTGGATAAAATTCCACTGGATGAGGATCTGCGTGCCGCTATAGAGCTGGCGCAGAAGATTAAGAAAGAGGGCCGCCGTCGCCAGATGCAGCTGATCGGTAAAATGCTGCGTTCACGCGATGAAGAGCCGATCCGTACCGCTTTGGATAAGCTGAAGAACCGTCACAACCAGCAGGTTGCGCTGTTCCATAAGCTGGAAGTACTGCGTGATCGTCTGGTCGAGTCAGGCGATGAAGCGGTGCCAGAGGTGCTTAATCTCTACCCAAATGCTGACCGCCAGCAGCTGCGTGCGATGATTCGTAATGCGCAGAAAGAGAAAGCCACCAACAAACCGCCGAAAGCATACCGTCAGATTTTCCAGTATCTGCGCGAGCTGGCCCAGGCGTCTTAA
- the mpl gene encoding UDP-N-acetylmuramate:L-alanyl-gamma-D-glutamyl-meso-diaminopimelate ligase, translating to MRIHILGICGTFMGGLAMLARELGHEVTGSDANVYPPMSTLLEKQGIDLIQGYDASQLDPAPDLVIIGNAMTRGNPCVEAVLERNIPYLSGPQWLHDFVLRDRWVIAVAGTHGKTTTAGMAAWILQACGYEPGFVIGGVPGNFEVSANLGKSSFFVIEADEYDCAFFDKRSKFVHYCPRTLILNNLEFDHADIFDDLRAIQKQFHHLIRIVPGQGKILLPEHDANLKQVIAMGCWSEQETVGDNGHWQAKKLSPDASHWEVLLDGERVAQVNWSLVGEHNMHNGMMAIAAARHVGVKPEDAGRALNDFINARRRLELRGESNGIKVYDDFAHHPTAILATLAALRGKVGGTARILAVLEPRSNTMKMGISKDDLAPALGRADEVFLYQPHHIPWQVSEVADACIQPAQWSADLDTLVEMIAKKAQPGDTILVMSNGGFGGIHQKLLDRLA from the coding sequence ATGCGTATTCATATCCTTGGTATCTGCGGCACCTTTATGGGTGGACTGGCGATGCTGGCCCGCGAGCTAGGCCATGAAGTGACCGGCTCTGATGCTAACGTTTACCCGCCAATGAGCACGCTATTGGAAAAGCAGGGTATTGATTTAATTCAGGGTTATGATGCTTCACAGCTCGATCCTGCGCCGGATCTGGTGATCATCGGTAACGCGATGACCCGTGGCAACCCGTGCGTGGAAGCGGTGCTTGAGCGCAATATCCCCTACCTTTCTGGCCCACAGTGGCTGCATGATTTTGTGCTGCGTGACCGTTGGGTTATTGCGGTCGCTGGCACTCATGGCAAAACCACCACCGCAGGCATGGCAGCGTGGATTTTACAGGCCTGCGGCTATGAACCGGGCTTTGTTATCGGTGGCGTTCCGGGAAATTTCGAAGTATCAGCGAATTTAGGAAAAAGCTCATTCTTCGTTATTGAGGCCGATGAGTACGACTGCGCGTTTTTTGACAAGCGCTCGAAGTTTGTTCATTACTGCCCGCGCACCCTGATCCTCAACAACCTAGAATTCGACCATGCCGATATTTTTGACGATCTGCGGGCGATTCAAAAACAGTTCCATCATCTGATTCGTATCGTACCAGGGCAGGGAAAAATCTTGCTGCCAGAGCATGATGCTAATCTGAAACAGGTGATCGCGATGGGCTGCTGGAGCGAGCAGGAAACCGTGGGCGATAACGGCCACTGGCAGGCGAAAAAGCTGTCGCCGGATGCTTCGCACTGGGAAGTGCTGCTCGACGGTGAGCGTGTGGCGCAAGTGAACTGGTCGCTGGTGGGTGAGCACAACATGCATAACGGCATGATGGCCATTGCCGCCGCCCGCCATGTTGGGGTGAAGCCGGAAGATGCGGGACGTGCGCTGAACGATTTCATCAATGCGCGCCGTCGTCTGGAGCTGCGTGGGGAGAGTAACGGCATCAAAGTCTATGATGACTTTGCCCATCACCCGACGGCAATCCTCGCTACGCTGGCTGCACTACGCGGTAAAGTGGGCGGCACGGCACGTATCCTGGCGGTACTGGAACCGCGTTCGAATACCATGAAAATGGGCATCAGCAAGGACGATCTGGCTCCGGCGCTGGGGCGTGCTGATGAAGTGTTCCTGTATCAGCCGCACCACATTCCGTGGCAGGTTTCTGAAGTGGCAGATGCCTGTATTCAGCCTGCCCAATGGAGTGCCGATCTCGATACGCTGGTAGAGATGATCGCCAAAAAAGCCCAGCCGGGAGATACCATCCTGGTGATGAGCAACGGCGGCTTTGGTGGGATCCATCAGAAATTGTTAGACAGGCTGGCGTAA
- the fbp gene encoding class 1 fructose-bisphosphatase codes for MKTLGEFIVEKQHDFPHATGELTALISAIKLGAKIIHRDINKAGLVDILGASGAENIQGEVQMKLDLFANEKLKAALKARGIVAGIASEEEDEFVIFEGAENGKYVVLMDPLDGSSNIDVNVSVGTIFSIYRRITPPGTPVTEEDFLQPGSQQVAAGYVVYGSSTMLVYTTGCGVHAFTYDPSLGVFCLSAERMTFPEKGYTYSINEGNYIRFPQGVKKYLKFCQEEDVATQRPYTSRYIGSLVADFHRNLLKGGIYLYPSTASHPKGKLRLLYECNPMAFLAEQAGGKASDGENRILDLVPQSLHERSPFFVGNDHMVNDTERFLREYPDK; via the coding sequence ATGAAAACGTTAGGCGAATTTATCGTCGAGAAGCAACACGACTTTCCACACGCAACGGGTGAACTGACCGCTTTGATCTCCGCGATCAAGCTGGGCGCCAAGATCATCCACCGCGATATTAACAAGGCCGGCCTCGTCGATATTCTGGGTGCCAGCGGCGCTGAGAATATTCAGGGCGAAGTGCAGATGAAGCTCGATCTGTTTGCCAATGAAAAGCTGAAAGCCGCGCTGAAGGCTCGTGGAATTGTTGCCGGTATTGCATCAGAAGAAGAAGATGAGTTTGTGATCTTCGAAGGTGCAGAAAACGGCAAGTACGTGGTGCTGATGGATCCTCTCGACGGCTCCTCAAACATTGATGTAAACGTTTCTGTCGGAACTATTTTCTCCATCTATCGCCGCATTACCCCGCCAGGTACGCCGGTGACTGAAGAAGACTTCCTACAGCCGGGTAGCCAGCAGGTTGCAGCAGGTTACGTGGTCTACGGCTCGTCCACCATGCTGGTTTATACCACTGGCTGTGGCGTGCATGCCTTTACCTACGACCCGTCGCTGGGCGTATTCTGCCTGAGCGCAGAGCGTATGACCTTCCCGGAAAAGGGTTACACCTACTCCATTAACGAAGGTAACTACATCCGCTTCCCGCAGGGTGTGAAGAAATATCTGAAATTCTGTCAGGAAGAGGATGTCGCCACTCAGCGTCCTTACACCTCACGTTATATCGGTTCGCTGGTGGCAGATTTCCACCGTAACCTGCTGAAAGGCGGGATCTACCTCTATCCAAGCACCGCCAGCCACCCGAAAGGCAAGCTGCGTCTGCTGTATGAGTGCAACCCGATGGCGTTCCTGGCAGAACAGGCAGGCGGTAAAGCCAGCGATGGTGAAAACCGTATCCTCGACCTGGTGCCGCAAAGCCTGCATGAGCGTTCGCCGTTCTTCGTTGGTAACGATCATATGGTGAACGATACCGAACGTTTCCTGCGTGAATACCCGGATAAATAA